One genomic window of Cydia pomonella isolate Wapato2018A chromosome 6, ilCydPomo1, whole genome shotgun sequence includes the following:
- the LOC133518864 gene encoding pancreatic triacylglycerol lipase-like, producing the protein MYIQCALVLCAAVAAHGFNLAPLDVEFHLYTRANPSVSQPVTPSLNSFLTTNFLPSRRTFLTIHSNGEGVAGNFNAFVVGGLLTAADVNVIAVDWSRASFLYTLGLANAPQAGAMIAEIINVLIVNFGYSADMVTIVGVGLGGHLAGITARAISGNVAHIVAIDPSFHGWTHHPDILKADDAGVVEVLHATAGIQGYDYPLGTIDFYPNGGVYQNGCGADTSCGHIYAYAFYAESLAAELNSNTNNQFVGTACESYEQAIANSCSGPRDAIFGGTAVKTSESGIYTFNTNAVQPFAQG; encoded by the exons ATGTACATCCAGTGCGCGTTGGTTTTGTGTGCTGCTGTGGCAG CTCACGGATTTAACTTAGCACCCTTGGATGTTGAATTCCATCTCTACACCAG AGCTAACCCGTCTGTGAGCCAGCCTGTCACCCCGTCGCTCAATTCGTTTCTAACGACCAACTTTTTGCCGTCGCGCCGTACGTTCCTCACTATTCATAGCAATGGAGAAGGAGTCGCCGGAAACTTCAACGCTTTTGTGGTTGGAG GTTTACTGACTGCTGCGGACGTGAACGTGATCGCCGTAGACTGGAGCCGCGCCTCTTTCCTCTACACGTTAGGTCTCGCAAACGCGCCCCAGGCCGGAGCAATGATCGCAGAAATCATCAACGTCCTTATCGTCAACTTTGGCTACTCCGCCGACATGGTCACCATTGTTGGTGTTGGACTCGGAGGTCATCTCGCTGGTATCACCGCAAGAGCTATCAGCGGAAATGTTGCTCATATTGTTG CGATTGATCCCTCCTTCCACGGCTGGACTCACCATCCCGATATTCTCAAGGCTGATGACGCTGGCGTAGTGGAGGTCCTCCACGCTACCGCCGGAATCCAGGGCTACGACTATCCTCTGGGTACCATTGACTTCTACCCGAACGGTGGAGTGTACCAGAACGGCTGCGGTGCTGACACCTCATGTGGTCACATATACGCATACGCATTCTATGCTGAGTCTCTTGCCGCGGAGCTGAACTCAAACACTAACAACCAGTTTGTCGGTACTGCTTGCGAAAGCTATGAACAAGCCATTGCAAATAGCTGCTCTGGCCCCAGAGATGCTATTTTCGGCGGTACTGCTGTCAAAACCAG TGAATCTGGAATCTACACTTTCAACACCAACGCCGTTCAGCCGTTTGCCCAGGGTTAA
- the LOC133518866 gene encoding uncharacterized protein LOC133518866, with protein MSVKVTLALVLTIAAVAHSASILDFIDKDVAKRLIDTPEVRNEQQNRNCMCKGPACVCCVDFNMTLVDLGGPGCVHMKYVSPEEGFSVNVSYGKNLIHSSKIQGANPAPICLEVFGKFAQVCAKFSDLAPTADGLRGCLELEPRLLGETQLEFPIGCFKSTAGGMEMEDPPAETEETTEENTEENTEENGGFDAETFLLGVYQTAEQGVAFLSSILDLPNKLNATRTTTTTTTTTQKPEETSPVEASQRRAPKNLKHPNQL; from the exons ATGTCGGTCAAAGTTACTCTTGCGCTGGTTCTAACGATAGCCGCAGTGGCACACTCGGCAAGCATTTTAG ATTTCATAGACAAAGATGTAGCAAAAAGGCTGATCGATACGCCTGAAGTCCGCAACGAGCAACAAAACCGCAACTGCATGTGCAAGGGACCGGCCTGCGTGTGCTGCGTCGACTTCAACATGACTCTCGTGGACTTGGGAGGACCAG GATGTGTCCACATGAAGTACGTGTCTCCTGAGGAAGGGTTTTCGGTCAACGTTTCTTATGGCAAAAATCTTATCCACAGCTCGAAAATTCAAG GAGCTAACCCTGCTCCAATCTGCTTGGAAGTTTTCGGCAAATTCGCCCAAGTCTGCGCGAAATTTAGTGACCTGGCTCCTACGGCCGACGGTCTGCGGGGTTGCTTGGAACTAGAACCCCGTCTGTTAGGGGAGACCCAGCTGGAGTTCCCCATTGGCTGCTTTAAATCTACAGCTGGGGGGATGGAGATGGAAGACCCGCCAGCTGAGACTGAAGA gaCCACAGAAGAAAACACTGAAGAGAATACCGAAGAAAACGGCGGTTTCGATGCGGAAACCTTCCTACTCGGTGTATACCAAACTGCTGAGCAAGGCGTCGCCTTCCTTAGCAGCATCCTCGACCTGCCCAACAAACTGAATGCCACAAGAACTACCACCACCACTACCACCACTACTCAGAAACCAGAAGAAACCAGCCCTGTTGAGGCTTCTCAAAGAAGAGCCCCCAAGAACCTCAAACACCCCAACCAACTGTGA
- the LOC133518868 gene encoding uncharacterized protein LOC133518868, with product MRLSLVFELLLIFVLLAFAASKSIKKQKNSNKSVRIGSDEKQNDASNNINKYCKCSESYCNCCRDFQLPVVNLDGPGCASLMYLSGDKMSVSLSFGKKVITNRTLSGRKPTPVCMPLPGGISKFCGRVYNIARAGEEFRACLGLELQSKSTVEAAVRVSCFKFGPRGVTSEAADPLPLIPQDEKADDDDDDDDDDDDDDAFGLVGDDDDDDDDDDGLDAVNDVDGADYTGFSLLGDDLLGDLFGGSSGGKKTKNKNKIKKQAPTSTTTTSTTTRRPRPSRRPTRRPTRTNTPRPTTTTTVRTTTVRVRPASRRPTRKPARRPSRPSRRPPSTTVEVTPVTELSSSILSTETTPTFKMTTAGLPSTQNIPLVSPEKEQTFEPVVIVTQKPMSTLADLATKDETQFGDPGLEMSLAQLTGQLSVMPVTPILPTSAKVSSMITTNREQTNYEKIETITPKTASTVAFHPSSEADAINDDLVQIVHDLDSHSEENISEKPVQSADESRSQNGQGVDNDFYERLKFVKKNKGNDFDYKDLDVIGLSEIGETVGKEIGLLGKKNRGSDFDYKDLDVIGLSEIGETVGKEIGLFGKNKKHNRNNKEKENQKVKDGKRGNKDYDDIFGLDELSHTLGFSGNDNQKKKKPRGRQNKMMRGNWDLV from the exons ATGAGGCTCTCCCTGGTGTTCGAGCTTCTTCTCATATTCGTGCTTTTGGCTTTCGCCGCATCTAAGagtataa aaAAGCAGAAGAATAGCAATAAGAGTGTCCGCATCGGAAGCGATGAGAAACAGAATGACGCAAGCAATAACATCAACAAGTACTGCAAATGCTCGGAATCATACTGCAACTGCTGCCGAGATTTTCAGTTGCCCGTGGTCAACTTAGATGGACCAG gTTGTGCTTCTCTAATGTATCTTAGTGGCGACAAAATGTCGGTTTCACTGAGCTTCGGAAAGAAGGTCATCACCAACCGGACTCTCTCTG GTCGCAAACCGACCCCAGTGTGCATGCCACTGCCAGGGGGCATTTCAAAATTCTGCGGAAGAGTTTACAATATTGCCCGTGCTGGTGAAGAATTCAGGGCCTGTTTAGGCCTAGAACTCCAATCTAAGAGTACTGTAGAAGCAGCTGTGAGAGTTTCCTGCTTTAAGTTTGGCCCTAGAGGAGTAACGTCAGAGGCAGCTGACCCACTACCGTTAATTCCTCAGGATGAGAAGGCTGATGATGACGACGAcgatgatgacgatgatgatgacgaCGATGCCTTTGGACTTGtcggagatgatgatgatgacgacgACGATGACGATG GTCTCGACGCTGTTAATGACGTAGATGGCGCAGACTACACAGGATTCAGCCTTTTAGGCGACGACCTGTTGGGCGACCTATTTGGGGGTTCATCTGGAGgcaaaaagacaaaaaacaaGAATAAGATTAAGAAACAAGCTCCTACTTCAACAACCACAACATCTACGACCACTCGGCGACCTCGACCATCTCGAAGACCAACCAGAAGGCCAACGAGAACTAATACTCCCAGGCCTACTACCACAACGACTGTTAGAACGACTACTGTGAGGGTTCGTCCTGCGAGCAGAAGGCCTACTCGCAAACCAGCGAGGCGTCCGTCTCGTCCATCTAGACGGCCGCCTTCTACGACTGTGGAAGTCACACCAGTTACTGAACTATCTTCAAGTATTTTGTCCACGGAAACGACACCTACCTTTAAAATGACTACTGCAGGACTTCCATCAACACAAAATATTCCATTAGTAAGCCCCGAAAAGGAACAAACATTCGAACCCGTAGTAATAGTGACACAAAAACCTATGTCTACATTAGCTGATCTAGCTACTAAAGATGAAACGCAGTTTGGCGATCCTGGTCTTGAAATGTCATTAGCACAACTAACTGGACAATTATCTGTAATGCCTGTAACTCCTATTTTACCTACTAGCGCTAAGGTATCAAGTATGATCACTACCAACAGAGAACAAACAAATTACGAGAAAATTGAAACCATTACACCCAAAACAGCATCTACTGTTGCTTTTCACCCCTCTTCTGAGGCCGATGCAATTAACGACGATTTGGTGCAAATAGTGCACGATTTAGATTCTCACTCAGAAGAAAATATTTCAGAAAAACCGGTTCAATCAGCTGATGAAAGTCGATCTCAAAATGGTCAAGGTGTTGATAATGATTTCTATGAAAgattaaaatttgttaaaaaaaataaggggAATGATTTTGACTACAAGGACTTAGATGTTATCGGATTATCTGAAATTGGCGAGACCGTCGGGAAAGAAATTGGTTTATTGGGTAAAAAGAATAGGGGGAGCGATTTTGACTACAAGGACTTAGATGTTATCGGATTGTCAGAAATTGGCGAGACCGTGGGGAAGGAAATTGGTTTATTCGgaaaaaataagaaacataATCGAAATAATAAGGAAAAGGAAAACCAAAAAGTAAAAGATGGTAAAAGAGGTAACAAAGACTATGATGATATTTTTGGACTAGATGAATTGAGTCATACATTAGGCTTTTCTGGAAATGATaaccaaaaaaagaaaaagccCAGAGGAAGGCAAAACAAAATGATGCGAGGAAATTGGGATCTAGTATGA
- the LOC133518867 gene encoding pancreatic triacylglycerol lipase-like — translation MNTMLRHAAILLVCLFGLGAALPPKPILRKLDDLRYQHARDSAGNYHLVDMWMTLDDILDVARFDPLASNVYHLFTRDNPSVSQPLLINNAVLLQTTNFSNSRRTIVLIHGWRDGGVVSPFVTNLVPAFLAAEDVNVIVVDWSAGSSSLFASAIDNTVSSGRAVAAFINWLNQETFSSPVQYHIVGHGMGGHQAGVVGRTLGGNVAYVTGLDPSLVGWINHPDRFQETDAIYTEVIHTNCGINGYLSNLAHVDFYPNGGESMPGCDSHACDHERAIHYFAESVVSGGFTGRQCINYLAAVLQQCNLLPLRLQMGGLRPKISSTGVFLLETNAAPPFSQG, via the exons ATGAACACAATGCTGAGACACGCTGCTATCCTTCTCGTCTGTCTATTTGGGTTAGGCGCCG CTCTGCCGCCGAAACCTATCCTAAGAAAGTTGGATGATCTCCGCTACCAGCATGCACGGGATTCTGCAGGAAACTACCACCTTGTGGACATGTGGATGACTCTTGATGACATTTTAGATGTCGCTCGATTCGATCCTCTGGCGTCCAATGTGTATCATCTATTCACCAG GGACAACCCGTCAGTGAGTCAGCCCTTGCTGATCAATAACGCGGTTCTGCTTCAGACGACTAACTTTAGCAACTCAAGGAGGACCATTGTACTTATTCATGGCTGGAGGGATGGTGGCGTTGTCTCACCTTTCGTCACTAACCTTGTACCTg CTTTTCTTGCCGCTGAAGATGTGAACGTGATCGTCGTGGACTGGAGCGCTGGTTCCAGCAGCCTCTTTGCATCAGCCATCGATAATACGGTCTCGTCAGGTCGCGCTGTAGCTGCGTTCATCAACTGGCTCAACCAGGAGACGTTCTCTAGCCCTGTGCAGTACCATATCGTAGGGCATGGTATGGGGGGACACCAGGCTGGAGTCGTTGGCAGGACTTTAGGAGGAAATGTTGCCTATGTTACTG GTTTGGATCCATCTCTCGTCGGCTGGATAAACCACCCAGACCGCTTCCAAGAAACTGATGCTATCTACACAGAAGTCATCCATACCAACTGCGGAATCAACGGTTACCTATCTAACTTGGCTCATGTGGACTTCTACCCGAACGGCGGAGAATCCATGCCTGGCTGCGACTCTCATGCCTGCGACCACGAGAGAGCCATACACTACTTCGCAGAGTCCGTCGTCAGTGGAGGTTTCACTGGAAGACAGTGCATTAACTACTTGGCTGCAGTTTTGCAACAGTGCAACCTGTTGCCTCTTCGTCTACAGATGGGTGGTTTGAGGCCGAAAATTAG cTCTACGGGTGTGTTCCTGCTTGAAACGAATGCTGCTCCCCCGTTTTCTCAAGGATAG
- the LOC133518869 gene encoding uncharacterized protein LOC133518869 — MIKLNLLALLYIYSNLYQTGKCEIIYTNDRNYEVIHFQIPKTIWKQALNPTPVLRQQATVVLPIHIAVDDTNDVEEDEEDLEVTEPNIVQEAVSQPVVQDEIVTATPAVVPNITEVPILDEEASTTVTPDKVNGSVFRFPCSCVRGQCGCCTGTIMERFRMKACGNISFVPEDFVFDVRMSVNNRTVLRRRVSADNPPPICFNPGRAPFVRICAEISNIRIRNNNAFACLDITADIAGFQIYSASFRCFGLGTRGLQTGLKPKPISSGPAPVSLFGNNGDDDDRGGFLSNVAGGIFGGGDEGGLFGGGGGLFGGGSDGDDDGGPLDDIGDAVGDLFDGRKFP, encoded by the exons atgataaaattaaatttacttgcacttttatatatttatagtaactTATATCAAACAGgaaaat gtgaaataatttatactaATGATAGAAACTATGAAgtaatacattttcaaattCCAAAGACCATTTGGAAGCAAGCATTAAATCCTACACCAGTTTTAAGACAACAAGCGACTGTCGTGCTACCTATACATATAGCAGTTGACGATACAAACGATGTGGAAGAAGACGAAGAAGATTTAGAAGTAACAGAGCCCAATATAGTGCAAGAGGCAGTCAGTCAACCAGTGGTCCAAGATGAAATAGTAACTGCAACCCCTGCAGTTGTACCCAACATAACAGAGGTACCTATACTTGATGAAGAAGCTTCCACGACAGTGACGCCAGATAAAGTAAACGGCTCCGTATTTCGATTCCCTTGTTCGTGTGTTCGGGGGCAATGCGGGTGCTGTACTGGAACTATTATGGAAAGATTTAGGATGAAGGCATGTGGCAATATAAGCTTTGTACCGGAAGATTTCGTATTTGATGTCAGAATGAGTGTTAATAATCGGACTGTTCTTCGGCGAAGAGTTTCAG CTGACAACCCACCCCCAATTTGCTTCAACCCTGGTAGAGCACCTTTCGTCCGTATCTGCGCGGAAATCTCAAATATTAGGATCCGTAATAATAACGCCTTCGCTTGTTTGGACATCACTGCGGATATTGCTGGGTTTCAAATTTATTCCGCTTCCTTTAGATGTTTCGG attagGTACAAGAGGCCTTCAAACTGGACTAAAACCAAAGCCAATATCATCAGGTCCCGCTCCCGTAAGCCTTTTTGGTAACAATGGTGACGACGATGACCGCGGTGGCTTCCTTTCCAATGTTGCTGGGGGCATCTTTGGCGGAGGGGATGAAGGGGGTCTGTTTGGTGGTGGTGGAGGATTATTTGGAGGTGGATCTGATGGTGATGACGATGGAGGACCGCTGGATGATATAGGAGATGCCGTTGGAGATTTATTCGATGGAAGAAAATTCCCTTAA